The segment AAAAATTGATCCCATTCAAGGTGCCAAAAGGATATTCTCCATACGTGCTTTAGTGGAATTAGTAAAATCATTCCTGAAAATTGTCTTTATAGGTGTTATTACATTTATGGCGATTTGGATTTATAAAGATGAAATGATGATGCTTGCCTTTAAAAGTGCAGAAGATGCGCTTGCCTTTTTTGGGAGAGTAACCATTGTTATGGGTATATCAGCAACGATTGCTTTGTTATTCCTATCCATTTTTGATTATGTATATCAACGGTATGATTTTGAAAAAAACTTAAAAATGTCAAAGCAGGATGTAAAAGATGAGCATAAGAACATGGAGGGTGATCCTCTAATAAAATCCAAAATAAAGGAAAAGCAAAGGCACTTCGCTCGTCAACGGATGATGAGCGAGGTGCCATCAGCAGATGTTGTCATTACAAATCCTACTCATTTTGCGGTAGCCATCAAGTATGATGAAACCAAAGCAGTAGCTCCGTACATTGTGGCAAAAGGAGTGGATCAAATGGCTTTACGAATCAAAGAAATTGCCAAAGCGAACGACGTTGTAACAGTAGAAAATAGACAATTGGCACGTTCCATACATAGTGTTTTGGATATTGATGATATGATTCCAGAAGAATTCTATCAGGCCGTCGCTGAGATATTGGCCTATGTGTATCGAATAGAGAAAAAAGTTTAGCATGAGGAGAGAAAATCATGAAAGCACGTGATTTATCCGTACTTTTAGGCGTTATATTAATCATTATTATGTTAGTTATTCCACTACCTGGGTGGCTATTAAGTGTACTCATTTTATGTAATATTACAATAGCACTTGTTGTTATCCTAGTCTCCATGAACACACAGGAAGCTTTACAATTTTCCGTTTTTCCAACTCTCTTATTGCTGTTAACTTTATTTCGACTAGGGTTAAATGTATCGACAACACGATCGATACTATCAGAAGCAGATGCCGGTGGGGTTGTTGACACGTTTGGGTCATTTGTTATTGGAGGTAATCCGCTGGTTGGATTTGTTGTATTTATTATTTTAGTTATTATTCAATTTTTAGTTATTACAAAAGGCTCCGAACGTGTATCAGAAGTTGCAGCTCGTTTTACGTTGGACGCGATGCCAGGGAAACAAATGAGTATTGATGCAGATTTAAATGCTGGATTAATAACAGAGCAACAGGCAAAAGAAAGACGCGGGAAGGTTGAGAACGAAGCAGACTTCCATGGGTCAATGGATGGTGCAAGTAAATTTGTTAAAGGTGATGCGATCGCAGGAATCATCATTGTTTTAATCAATATTATATTCGGGATTATTATCGGTATGGTTCAAATGGATATGTCTTTCCAGGAAGCTATCAATACCTTTACGCGTTTAACAGTTGGTGATGGTCTAGTAAGTCAAATTCCAGCACTATTAATCGCAACAGCAACAGGAATTGTGGTAACCAGGACTACAACCGAAGGAAATTTAGGCACAGAAGT is part of the Virgibacillus sp. NKC19-16 genome and harbors:
- the flhB gene encoding flagellar biosynthesis protein FlhB, with amino-acid sequence MHLRMDLQFFAGEKTEKATPKKKHDERQKGKVAKSQDVNTAILLLFTFIILFVFGNAMRNSMTTLYEHSFTEFIHWEVTQNSVHQLFSGATIEIAKILAPIMLAAIIAGFASNLTQIGFLFTAKPLKMDLKKIDPIQGAKRIFSIRALVELVKSFLKIVFIGVITFMAIWIYKDEMMMLAFKSAEDALAFFGRVTIVMGISATIALLFLSIFDYVYQRYDFEKNLKMSKQDVKDEHKNMEGDPLIKSKIKEKQRHFARQRMMSEVPSADVVITNPTHFAVAIKYDETKAVAPYIVAKGVDQMALRIKEIAKANDVVTVENRQLARSIHSVLDIDDMIPEEFYQAVAEILAYVYRIEKKV